A region of the Salvia splendens isolate huo1 chromosome 11, SspV2, whole genome shotgun sequence genome:
GCCCTGGTcagggctatagccgcgcctggTTTATATTGGATACCCTAATTACTCGAAGCCGTTAAAGGTCAATTTCAAATGAGAGTCTATTGTTGTTGAATATTCCACTAAATTTGAAAGTACTATTGTATGACATGACATGATATCATTCCACATCTAAGGACCCACATCACGCtataattgtttttttatttttagataaaAATGGTCCTCATGTATTAAAATGCAATTATTTATTGGGATTTAAGATTGATTTTAACATATTCTATAGATAATTCGGTTAGTGATGATCATTCCAAACATATTAATCAAATAACCAAAGTCCTTTTGTATGAAGTTCCCAAGTCCTCCATCATCTATAAAGTACTACAccaattataataattaatgaaTAAGAGATGATTAATTAGCTACAACTAAAGCTTGAAATGGGAACTCTAGTCGACATGTGATGTGCCTTTCTCAACTTGACATCCTTCAAGACATTGATCACCCAATTGTGAAAATAGGTCTCGTTATGTCCGATTCGTGCGTTTTTGTAAAAAGACATGCAGCAACGCTCACCATCGGGCAAGCGGCAGTGATTGGCGGCCTCCATGAGCGGGCTCAGCCACGCCCCAGCTCGCTGTGGTGGTACAGTATCTACCTCTGCGGCGGATGAGCCTGGAATGGCACGGCGGCCTGGGAGGAGGGTGGCGGCACGTGGGGCCACGCAAGGGCGTAGGAGTTGTGGAGAAATGGTGGTGTGGAAATGGAGGAGGGTGGCGGAGACAgcaaggaggaggaggaggaggaggatgtggAGAGATGGAGGTTTCCGGCAGCATTTGTTGAAGGTGGATGAAGGGGTTTCTGCCCTGGATAGCATGCTGATATTCGTGATTATGGTTTTTATTCATCACTCCACTTTTGATCACATAAACTGAATCGTATCTATCCAACCGAACAACACTTGTAAGACTCGATCTTTGTCTAACCCATCGAAACACCATGACAACGTTGTTCTAGttattcaaaaaagaaaaatcaaagccATGACTCGATTGATCCAAGATATATCATCCATCAAAGGAAACACTGTTTATTTACATAAAACATTATATATCAGCAAATcctatatattagtattatatctCAATCAGTTAAAAGCACAAAAGTGATGAGTGATAAAAGAAAGCAACATGGTTATACCGTCAGAGTTCAGAATGCTGTACAGAGGTTGCTAGTCTTCAAGTTAGAGGAGCACTCCTGCCGGATCTCCCTCGAGGGGCTGCATATCCTGCTACGCTTCGCCTCCGATATCTCGACGCGTGAAATGGCCACAGCTAACATGTCAACCAAATCGCCACTCTCCCCGCCACCACCTACTTCACTCGAGCTAGAGTCGTCATTGAGATGGTTAGATGACATTGTCCGTTTTCTCTCCAACTCTTTAGCTCGAATACAAGTTAGTTTCCTTGAAGTCAGCCTCGCGTTGCTGTTACTTGGTCCGTCAGAATAAGTCTTTAGTATTGGTTCGGTGTAGAAAGAAATCCATGGATGTTCTGTGCAAGAAACGAAAGTTGATCCAAGCATCAGAAAACGACATACTAAGATAAACACAAGAATtgttacccagttcgatacgaTGTCTGAGATCGAAgtcaagccagggatttcactttATTTTCGGATGCAACTTACAGTGAGAGAACAACTATACATCGGCAAAATAGCGAGCTCTAATCCTAGTAAGAATAGGAATCCTAGCAAAAACATGCATGGAAGCTCACAAAAAAATTAGCTCGTCATAATGGTAATCGTGGACTGATTCACTTCCTTTCAATTGTGGATCCAAACGACATAAGTGATGAATAAGAAGTTATTTGCAAGCTTATAAGCTCCCGGAAAAATAAGTTGTTCAGATTTATTAGAAACAAACAATTTACAGAAATAAGCCTAGTATGGTTTCTTATTTCCAACATGTaccatttttatttcatttctcctcacctttctctctctaataaatactccctccgtccatccCAAGGTAAGTGATGTGTATTCCTTATTGGGACGTCCAAAGCTAAACgacacatttcctcttttggcaAATATTAACTCTTATTCTATCAACTTTATTATCTCTccatttaactcactaaacataactttcttaattttcgtaccaaaataaaatacatcactagtATATTCACAATTCTCACTCTTAGCTTATAAGCTCATTTATCCATAGACTTTGACAACTTATAAGCTCTTGACACATTACATCTTAAAAGCTATTACAGCTTATCAGCTGTCGAGAAAAAGCTTAGCCAAGTACCCAATGTTGAAAGAATAGAACAATCGTTCCGAGTGGACACATCGATAAAATCATGTGTTTACTATTAGATGTTAAGCTCTATTGCCACTAAACTACACCTCCTCTTGTTTAAACTGTAGACGCTCGAGAACAATTAAGAGCACTCTTACAGAAACAAACTAACCAAATGATTCCGCTAAGTCCGCTAAGTTCAATTTCAAAGGTCAAACAATTTTAGCAACCCAGCACAAGGGTTGGGCCATGAAGTGTAATAACCCTAAAATAATTCTACTACAAATAagggagaaaaagaaaagatgaaGCAATATATGCAAGATCCAAAGAAGCAAATGACTTTGTTTAATAAGTGAAGGAGATTTTTTCAATACTCGGATATTTATATTCGCAAACTTACAGATTCAGTGATTCACACAAGCAAAAGACAGGCATATAATATTTGGAATGGCCTCATCAGATATTTCTTTTTGCATTCGTGTTTCCCATTGAGATGAAGCACAAGCAAAGGAAAGATAGGTTAGAAAGAGAAACTTACTTAAAACCTCGTTAGCTGTAAACCTTGTTGATGTACTTCTGGTCAACATTTTGGAGAGAAGATCACGAGCAGGTCGTGAAACAGACTCCCAACTACCACCAATAAAATCAAGTTTGTCTTTCTTAATAGCCTCAAACACTGTCTCCAAAGAATCACCTTGAAATGGAAGAACGCCGACTAAAAGTGCGTGAAGAAGAACGCCAGCACTCCATATATCCACTTTCTCTGAGTAATCACCCACCAGAACTTCCGGAGCAACATAAGCAGGACTCCCAACAATGCCAGACAGTCTCTGACCTGCAACACATTGATGAAGAAAAACATACTAAGACGGGATCAAAACATTAGTTAGGGAAACCACATCAAGACTTGAAATGAGGTAAATTCTCATTATCAACGTAAAAAATGGAAAACTAGAGCATTAGAGACATTGCGGAATATGGCTATGTAGAATTACCGTCTAAGATCCTCACAGCTAATCCAAAGTCAGCAAGCTTCATTTGTCCAGAGGATGTCATGAGAATATTCTCGGGCTTAATGTCCCGGTGAACCACACCCATCTCATGGCAGTACCGTACAGCCAGCATCAACTCCTTAATCACATTAGCAGCTTTTCTTTCAGAATGCATCCCTTCTCGAGACATTTCATCGAGCAAACGACCTCCAGAACAAAGTTCCATCACAAGATAAAACGACTCACTATCCTCATACACAGCCTTCAGCGTCACAACCCCCGGATGCCCAGAAAGGTGCTGCATAATCTCCACTTCGCGATGCACAACCTCCTCCCCCTTCCGCAAAGTCTTGCACGCAAACTCCTCCCCAGTCGCCTTGCTCCGACACAACACCACCGATCCAAACTTTCCCTTCCCTATCGTCTTATCCAGCTCGTAATCCTGggaaatcttcttcttcctacCCAACCTAGTAACTGCATCAATACAACCGATTTTCCGCTTAAGACCCCTGCCCGGCAACTCCAAGCTTGCAGCCCCACAAGCCGGGGCAGTAGCAACTCCTTTAATAACACTCCTATGTGAATCAATTTTTGACACCACCCCCTCCCTACATTTCTTTTTCCTCCTCGAATAGTCCCCAAGCGACAAATGTGACCACCGATACGCCAACTGAGTCGCCTCTTCAGAATCATCCCGTAACCCTTCCGAGATCTCAGCtcccttcctcttcttccccaAACACTCCATACAAGCCTATATTCCCAACCTGTCCCAAGTTATCATAGATAGCCTCTACTCAACCTCGTCCCTTCGAATTATCCTAAAACAGTACTAAAATTGTAAAATCATACGCTAGATTAGTCCCAAGAACATTCCTTTTCATCCACTTTCATCTATTAACATAACAATCCAACCAATAAGATATTAAAAGAATACTAAAATCACACGCTAGATCAGTCCTAAGAATATTCCTTTTCACCCACTTTCATCTAATAACATAACAATCCAACTAACAAAAAAGATTACAGTCACAAGCGATGTAACAACAGCAACAATTCTTGGTAAAGTCCTGCAATTGAAGCCATTATATTCATCAAAAACAGTTCCACAAACCTCAGGCATAAAGCAACATCACAGATTCGGATATTCATACCTTGAAATCTAGAGCAAATCTTGTATTTTTTCCTGCGGCCCATTTGCAGAGAAGGGCAAAGGTGtaatctttctctctcttcaagGAATTCTGGAAATATCTGGAGTGATCCCACAAAAAAATTAGCGGTGAAAATCTTCAGAGGATAGAAGACGATAATTTATTCGAATTGAAACAAAGGATTAATCAAATTTTGTAGTTGAATAGAATGGAAACCTCGTCGCCGGAAGGGAAAGGGGAAATCGGTGCGGTTGATTGAGAATTGGGACACGGCTTCCCTAATCGACGATTGGATCTTCTACATCACTCGCTTAGTTGTGTGTACGCTTTTCTTGTGTGATGCATTTAGTTTGTGTTCCCTATAACTTCGtatatataaatacataaataataaaataaattttacacttttttatatactagtaataatttTTAAGGTATTATAGATAGGTACATAAATGTCTATGCTCACGGATTAAACTCACATAAGTGTATTATAACACTATAATATTTGATCTTTATTTGCAATATATTCAATGTATGTATTTAATGATCATTATCGATTAAGGTAAAACCAAATGTCatgcaaattaattaaaatatatatataggggagcattattctccttttcatacCTAAGCTCCTTTTCTCTTCTTAATATTAACCATTAGATCCTATGAATCAATGGACCACATTGATGCTGAAATTCTCAGTccgcgttgcattatagaaCCTAACCTCATGCATTATGGGGGCAATATAGTAAATGGGAGAAATTCGAAGTGGCATATTTTTGACAATTGCGAATTTTCAGGGATTTGAACGTATCCATCTCTTCAACCTCTCTCATTCATTACTCTCTCAACCTATTCCACTCTCCCCACTCCCTTCACTCTCTAAAACCCTAGCTATTCATCGAGGGTGAAGAATTGACAGCAGCGATCCAAGATTCCGGCGATTAAAGTCCACCGGTGGTAAAATATTACCCAAATCTACACTCCTTGACTCGTTTTGGGGCATTTAATTTAGGGTACTGtccattatttaatattttgggTCAATTTTTTTCcgcaaaaaatgaaattgtaaaCTTTTGATCTAGGGTTCtgtccattatttaatttttttagtttattgcTGAGTTGTATTTGGTATATGTTCTATATTTCCAATTGAAACCATACGGATTTTGTAGATGTTTCTGGAAATTATCGATTTTGTGTTCAGTGTGATGTCGATTCTGTCCAGTAATGACGATTTGGTTGATTATTGAGTTATATCTATGTTTTTTGTCGATTTGGATGAAGGAATTTAACAAATTTCGTTGGTGTGTATTACAGAGCATCAATGACGAAGAGAGACAGACCCTTCAAGAGTCAACGAACACATACTGAAGGTTACATAATTGTTTCCCTAGTTCTGATGCATTATTCGTTGGCTGTACTATATTATTGGTCAGTATTCTTGCATTATTTTGTATATGTAATGCATTATATAGAAATTTATTGACATAACCTGCAGTATATGATGCAATTTATGGGTATTGCGTGTACTGTTTACGTAAATCATTGAagcttacttttatatattatatggttTGATTAGTGCATTATGTCTATACAGAAACCGTCATTGTGTGCAGAAAAGTATGCAATATGTATGgtgttgtgtgttttagtgACTACAATAAGTAAATAGTACATATGTGCACTTTTTTAGTTTGTACTGTGCATTATTGAACatgatttatgcattatgtttactaaattatgcattaataaGCGCATTGGGTGTGTACTAATATTTACTCAGTCAGGATGAAATATGTTTATTAATTTGTGTGGGTACTGCATTGAGAATCTGTAGTAGTACATTTGTTGgagtatattgtgcattatatgagtggtattcattatgtgcagtaaattatgcaatatgtagggtgttgtgtgttttagtgACTAAACTCAGGAATGAgtacatatgtgcattttttagtATAGACTGTGCATTATGGAACataatttatgcattatgtttactaaaTTATGCATTAGTAAGGGTATTGGGTATGTTGTAATAGCTGCCCAGTTAGtatgaattttttattatattgtgCGGGTACTGCATTGTGAATCAGTAATAGTGCATTTTTTTAGTATTGTGTGCATTATATGAGTGGtattatttatattgtttaatACATTTTCTGTGTAACACATGTGCATTTTTGTgtttagacaatgcattatgagtaatttttaatgcattatgaggTTGTGTTATGCATTATTTCATATGATATATGCATTAATCTGTAAAAAGCTAGCACCATTATGTATTCTGATTTATTGATACTGTTTTGATGTATTACTTTGTTTgttccatatcagagaagcgGCTAAGATCAGACATTGACGATGCAGTTGACGATGCTATTCCAGTTGACGAGAATTATGGTTTGGAGTGAGTCTTGGTTCGGCTATAATGAGATCTTGGTTAATGGATAAACTGATATTCGGATAGATGTTTCAATTTAAAACTGTACTTTTTCGCAACATAATAAGTGCGTTTGGATATTAGCTAATGCTTTTGAACTGCGTAAATTGTCTGTATTCAGCATTAAAGATTGTGCATTGTGTTTTACAATCTGTGCATTACTCCTTTATCGACTGTCCTTATTTGCAATATAGTGTTTGTTACGATAATAATTGTGTATATGCAAAGTCTGAGCTTTATGTGTAATTATATCGTCATTATTTACAgttaattatgcattataagaaGTATGCATGGTAAATTTAAAGTGGATATAAACGTTGCAACAGAATTTAGGGGTGCATGGTTTATTTCAACTGGATATAAATTAAACATTAGATaaattagtgcattatttgattaaaacgttgcattatttaccaagaaattatcattaattaaaattttgtattgaaTAAGACATATCAACGGGCTGCATTATTTATTCCGATaagtgaattttttaatttaaccgTTTCGCCAGAATTCAGGGGTCCATGGAATATTAAAATCGGATATCAATTCTGCAATAGACAtttttgtgcattattttactaaaacgtTACATTATgacctagaaaaaaaaattggaacaaacaaaataattcatcagAACACACCTGAAACAAAGTTGACTTCTTTAAATAAAAACCAAACATTGCATTATGATAGATATAAAGTTccaataacaaaaacaaaaacatgaccTAGTGCAACACACAAGAAGTTGCTAtatgtacgtactataccctatcCCCTAGTCTTATTAAACCCTGGGGGGAAACAAGAACTGTGTGTCAAACATCGTATTACGGTACAttttattcgtatgcattgcagttcacataatttgcattataaagtcaataatatgcattactcgcttcaatttggtgcattattcgaattattttacaatttgtaattaatgtgtacatactataacctagcccctaatcttattaaacccttgggggaaacaagaaccgtgtgcc
Encoded here:
- the LOC121756526 gene encoding serine/threonine-protein kinase PEPKR2-like: MECLGKKRKGAEISEGLRDDSEEATQLAYRWSHLSLGDYSRRKKKCREGVVSKIDSHRSVIKGVATAPACGAASLELPGRGLKRKIGCIDAVTRLGRKKKISQDYELDKTIGKGKFGSVVLCRSKATGEEFACKTLRKGEEVVHREVEIMQHLSGHPGVVTLKAVYEDSESFYLVMELCSGGRLLDEMSREGMHSERKAANVIKELMLAVRYCHEMGVVHRDIKPENILMTSSGQMKLADFGLAVRILDGQRLSGIVGSPAYVAPEVLVGDYSEKVDIWSAGVLLHALLVGVLPFQGDSLETVFEAIKKDKLDFIGGSWESVSRPARDLLSKMLTRSTSTRFTANEVLKHPWISFYTEPILKTYSDGPSNSNARLTSRKLTCIRAKELERKRTMSSNHLNDDSSSSEVGGGGESGDLVDMLAVAISRVEISEAKRSRICSPSREIRQECSSNLKTSNLCTAF